DNA from Metabacillus flavus:
TTGCATGAACTGCAAAAGGAAGAGGCAAGACGAACAGCGAGAGAATGGATGATTCATACTCTTGCAAGGGATTTTCTGCTGCGGACGATTGATTATCATCGGACAGTTCGGATGCCCAAACTGCTGGAAAAGACCGTTCATTTCTTTACAAGCATAACTGACGGACGCTATGTGAATGTTTACCTGCCTGATCATGAACAGACGTTTATAGCAGAAAGGGCGGATGGACAAAGGTTTAATGCGGGTGAACTAAGTCAGGCTACCTCGGAACAGCTTTATCTTTCGCTAAGGCTTGCTCTTATTTCAAGCTTAAACGAGTCATTGAATATGCCGGTTCTGATTGATGACGGGTTTGTGCATTTTGATGCAAAACGAACCGATAAGATGCTTGGCATTTTAAGAGACATATCGGTTGAACAGCAGGTGCTGATGTTTACATGCCAGACGCAGCTGGCTAATCAGTTCTTAGGGCCAGTTACGGTTTTAGAGCGGCAGGGCCTTCTAGGTGAGAGGAAAGAAACCGTATAGAAAGGCAGACGGTTTAAAGGTTATGGTATACTTATTCACAGATAAAAACAGGGAGGAATCAGCATGTCTAAAGGAGTTATGCATTTTGATGTAGGGGAGCAGGTTGAACTTTATCTGCTCATTAAATCATCCACCAAGGGGGTAGCAAGCAACGGGAAACCCTTTTTGACCCTCATCCTCCAGGATCAAAGCGGAGAAATCGAAGCGAAGCTCTGGGATGCAAGCCAGGGGGACGAACAAATTTATGGAGCTCAGGGCATTGTGAAAATCGCAGGGGATATCCATCATTACAGAGGAAGAAACCAGCTGAAAATCAAAAACATCCGTCCGCTTCATGACCATGAAACGTTTGACGTATCGGACTTTTTGGAAACAGCCCCTCTGAAAAAAGAAGACATGATGGATACCATCACTCAATATATTTTTGAAATGAAAAATCCAAGTGTCCAGCGCATCACAAGACACCTTGTGAAGCAGCACCAGCAGGCATTTCTGGAATATCCGGCCGCGACGAAAAATCACCATGAATTCGTATCCGGTCTTGCATACCATGTAGTATCCATGCTGAACCTGGCTAAATCCATTGCAGCACTTTATCCGTCCCTCGACACTGACTTGCTCTATGCAGGCGTAATACTTCATGACCTTGGAAAAGTAACTGAGCTAAGCGGACCAATCAGTACAACCTATACGGTAGAAGGCAACCTGCTTGGCCACATTTCCATTATGGTTAATGAAATAGCGCAGGCAGCAAAAGAATTGGGAATTGAATCTGAGGAAGTAGTCGTTTTGCAGCATCTTATTCTCTCCCATCATGGAAAAGCAGAATGGGGAAGTCCGAAGCCCCCAATGATTAAGGAAGCGGAAATCCTTCATTATATTGATAACCTTGATGCGAAAATGAACATGCTTGACCGTGCGCTCGAACGAGTAAAACCCGGCGAGTTTTCCGAACGGGTCTTTGCCCTTGAAAATCGTTCCTTTTACAAGCCGGTTTTTCACAACTAGCATAAAGCTTTCTCCTTCAGCATAAGCATGAGATAAAGGCTTGGGCTAATGAAGGAGGAATATTTGGATGCTGACGTTGCCGTGGTGGATTTATCTTTGCATGGGCGGAGTGCTTTTCAGCGGTTTTAAATTTGTAACACTCACGAGAGAAGATATACGAACAGATGAGGAATTCATTGAACAGGAAGGACAAATTTATTTGGAGCGGATCAAAGCGGAAAGAGAGCGGAGAAAAGCTGAAAAGATGACTGTCTGAATCGTAAAGCTATTCCTTAAATGCAAAAAAAGACTCCTGCTTGCAGGAGTCTTTTTATATGGGTAAAACTTATGCTTTTTCTACGTTAGCAGCTTGGTCGCCACGGTTACCTTGAACGATTTCAAATGTAACTTTTTGGCCTTCTTCTAGAGTTTTGAATCCGTCGCCTTGGATAGCGGAGAAATGTACGAATACGTCGTCGCCATCTTCGCGCTCGATGAAACCGAAACCTTTTTCTGCATTAAACCACTTAACTGTACCTTCTAACATTTTGTTACCTCCTAGTGCATGACGCACAAACGTGTTACTATTCTTGCTCTAAAAATATCAAGCTGAAACGTATTCGATCTTAATATCCGAACAAAAATAATTCTTAATAAGGATAACAGGTACAGCAATAAATAGCAAGTGTCTAAAGCCGGGTGGAAAGAAAACGGTCCGGATCGGGACCAAAAAAGAGAGGAAGCCCAAATGGCTCCCTCTCTTTAATGAACTCTATTATTGAGCCGGCTGAGCAGGCATTGCTGGCTGTTCAGGGGCTTTAAAGGTATCTTTAAGCTGTTTGTCTTTTACTTCAACCTTAGCGTTTTTTAGCGCTTTATCGATTGCAGCCTGCATCGCTGCAGGGTCCTGGGTTTTTTGCTCTTTTACTTCAGCTTCCAGGCTTTTCTTCATTTGATCATACGATTTGTATGTTTCATCAATACGGATAATGTGGAAACCGTATTCTGTTTTAACAGGCTGACTGACTTCGCCTTCTTTAAGTTTAAAAGCAGCTGCTTCAAATTCCTTTACCATTTGGCCTTTACCGAACCATCCTAAAGATCCGCCGGTTTGTGCAGATGGATCCTGGGAGTATTCCTTAGCAAGGTCTTCGAATTTAGCTCCGCCATCCAGTTTAGTTTTAACTTCTTTAGCTGTTTTCTCATCCTTAACAAGGATATGGCTTGCTTTCACTTTGTCTTTTAAGCTTTCATGGTACTTTTTAATGTCTTCATCTGTCACTTTTGATTCAGCTTCTGCAGCTTTTTTACGCAAAAGTTCAGTTTTTACCATATTGTCCACTGCGGCTTGACCTTGCTTTTTAACTAGCATGTCAATTTGCTCAGCGCCATATTGAGCTTTAATGGATTCAAGCTCTTTTTTAATCTCATCTTTGGAAACTTTGTATTTTTCACCCAGCACTTTGTTATGAACTAATTCAGTCAATACTTGTTCACCTGCGCGGGATTTCATAGCCTCGTAAAGCTCGTCCTTCGTAACGTTACCAGCTTTCGTCTCAGCCACAACATCAGAACCGCCTGCTGCTCCGTTGCTGCATGCGCCAAGTGTGAAAAGGCTCGTAGCTGTAATAGCCGCAATAGCCATTTTTTTCATTAGTCGATACAACTCCTGCCCTAATAGTGTTTGTACTAAATACTATAAAACATTGTGCCATGTTCAGGGGACTTTTGCAACCTAATCTGAAAAGAGGAGAGGGAAGAGTGGAAAAAGATCATAAACACTTGAAAACCCCGATGCAAAGGGATTCTAGACAAGCTCTGTGTTTTCTGGGTTTTTTCATATAAGAACGGCAGTAATCTTACCGTGAAAATCCTAATATGTGAAATTATGTGAAATTCATGGGATATGCAAGAAAGTTTTTTGGATGTGGGCGAAAGGCCCAATCAAGCAAATTCCGTCTTCATATAATGAGTTGACTGCGAAAGGAGGCTATACGTCATGGGAGGATATAATTCCGGCTTTGCGTTGATTGTTGTTTTGTTTATTTTGCTGATTATTGTGGGTGCAGCTTATATTTGCTAGTCAATAAGGGCTGCTGATAACTGCAATATGCAGGATGAACGCCCATTCGCAATACAAGAAAATTGCATAGTATATCTTAACCATCAGTAAGGAGGTGTGTTCAATGGGCGGTTCTTACGGCGGAGGTTTCGCGTTAATCGTTGTACTATTCATTTTGTTGATCATCGTTGGTGCAGCTTGGCTATAAGAAAAGTGTAAGGCGCTTGCTCAGCCCTGAAAGACGGTGGAGCTTCTGACAGAAGGGCGCTTTTTGCCCTGACAGAAGAAGCGAAGCGGCCGAAGGGCTAGCGCCTGGAACTAGACACCAGTTCCAGGTGAAAAATGAACAGCTTTACATGAACAGAGCGCTCCTAATTGGGGGTGCTTTTTCCTTTGGTAATGACCTCGAGGGGCGAGCCGCAGCAGTGGTATTTAGCACCCAGCCAATAAATGCGGCGCTCCCAATCCGGGGTGCTGCTTCTAATGAAATATTGCTAAAAGAGGGGCGTGATGCCGTGCCGCAGAATGATCTTTGCACTGACCTTCAGTGCATCACCGCATCGGGGGAATAAGGAACAGACCGAATATTGCATGAGGCTCATAGGTTTTCAAGAAAGGGGGACGGAGATTTAGTGCTTTAGCAAAGCGGGGGTCAGTGCTAAAACTAATCCCAAACAAAAAAACCGACCACCAAGTGGCCGGCTTTTCTGTGTATAACTCGATCGGAGCTGCAGATTCCGAGTTCTATGTATAAAGAATTTCAATATACGAAGAGATCAGCAGAATCGTAACAAGGACATTAATCATACGAAACACTCTCGTTTGACGGTCTTCAGGAATCTCACGAACTAAACAAAGCCTGTTCGTTAAAGTGTTGATGTAAAACAGAATGAAGACAGCAAAGAAAATGAACAAGATGATCACATGAGATCCCCCTTTCCTTACTGATACATATAAGATTACCAAATATTCGCTGAAAAAGATAGGAAAAAGCCGGCTCATGCATGCGTTCTTCCTAAAGAAAAGAAGGAACCGTTATTACAGGGTTTCCTTCTCATTTCAAATCTTATTTTCTATTAATATCTCCAAAGCATTCCGGTCCTCTTCAACAATGCAGGTTCTTGGTGCGGCAATAATTAGACGGGCGTAAATCAAATCAGGAACACACCAGCCGATATGGAGGGCTGCAGCCATGCAGAAGTAGTGAACGTATTCCGGCATTAGTATGCTGGCCTGAATGCTGATTGCCGTAAATATGAGAAATGGAGAAAGCAGTGTTGCAAGCATTACTTGCTTTGTAATTCCCGCACATGGTTTGAGACGGATAATTGGAATCATTGCTGCATATTCCATTTTCATTTTTGGCATTTTACCGCAAAGCATTAGCGGAAGGGCATGAAGAATTTTATGCAAGGGCAAAATCACAAGCAAAATCGCTAATAGGTAAAGAACGTGTCCTGCATCAAGCTTGCGGCTGGAGTCTACCAACGACAGAGGAAGGTAGAGGATAATAAAAGCCGTAATCGATGCTAAGACAAAATATAAAAAGAGACGCTGAAACCCATAATCTTTTGATAGGTCGATGGTTTTCCAGCAGTTCATAAACGATCACCGTCCATAGAAAAATAAATCCTTACCTACTGTACTGCCGGCCGGTAAAAAAATCAACACGTTAGAAGGGAATGTAAGCGATTTAAATAAAAAAATGCTCAAAATCTTTTTCTGAGGGAGCACATCCGCTAAAATATGAGTATGAAAGAGAGAGAAAGAAGGGGTTTGCGTGGACTCATTTGAAGAAAGGCTGAATCGGATGGAATTTCAGATTCGTCTTTTGGCCTCATTGATTACCAAGGATGAGCATCCATATATGTATATGATTATTGAAAAACAGCTGTCTGAAAAGGAACATCAGCAGGTTATGGAATTGTGCGGCCGGCTGGAACAGCTTCACCAAAAACAAAAAGCGCAGGGATTTGTCCATTTTGAAGGACTCCTTACGCTTTTTGTTCAGGAATTAAATGAAAATCTGGAGGTTAAGGAAACGGCTCAAGCCCTTTTCAAACAGGGATTGTTTCCTCAGCTGATGAGTGATTTCCTGGTCATGCTGGACGATTATTGATTAGCTGCAGCTTTAGGCTGCTCCTCTTCAGTAATTTTCTTTAAGCGTCCATTCTCTTCGCCGAATTCCTTTTCGATGTTGCTGAAAGAACGTTCAAATATCTCCATAAAATCATCACCGTAAATGTTTCGGATGATGGCCATCATTTCGATAATCTCAGGAAATTTTCCGTACAGATTCTGCAGAGGCATGGCGCCTTTAAATACCGCATTTCGGGTAGGATCATAGTCCTCCATGAGCTGAAGAAGGATTCCCTCTCCTTTAGGAGTCAGCTCAATATACGTATTCCGTTTGTCATCCAGCTTTTTGGAAAATTCCAGATAGCCTCTTTCCTCGAGCTTTTTTGAAAAGTTGAAAGCTGTCGAGACATGCATCACTCCGAATTTAGCAATCTCGGAAATGGATGCTCCTTTCAGGTGGTAAGCAATCCAAAGAATGTGATGTTCGTTTATGTTCAAATCATAAGGCTTGATCCATTGCTGCCAGTCTTTTTCGATTGATTTCCACAAGGCTTTGCTTAACTGAGCGATTCTCTGGCTGAAGAGCAATGCCTCTTTTACAGTGTAATCCTTTTCATTTTTCTTCAAATTCACTCACCTACTTTTCCGCATTTCTAATATTCTCTATTATCCCAAAAAAGTAAAGATTAATAAAGATGTAAATTAACAAAATTTTTAAAAAAATATTTTGAATCCAGTATTGTTATAAAAAAATACGGAAAAAAGGTGCTAAACCGACAAAGTTTGAGCACCTTTTTGTTACAGATATTTCTTATATGGAAATATTCATCAATTTTTAATCGTATCTTCTAATTGTTTGATTTTTTCTTCAATTGCTTCAATCTCTTTTTGGAGGTTCTCGCGGTGGGGCTCTATTTCCTCCTGAAATTCTTTCAGAGAGGTTTGAAGTTCTGTAGACACCTCTTTAATAACGTCTGCACTTTCCTTAGCAGCCTGAACTACCTGCTCCTTGAGCGCAATGCTTTCTTGTTTTAGCTGATTGATGGTATCCAGCATGCGGTCTTTGCTGTCTTTAATTTGTCCTCTTAAATCTCTGCCGGAAGATGGGGCTGAAAGCAAAGCTGCTGCGCCTCCAGCAACGGTTCCGGCTAGAATTCCAAGTAAAATGGATTTGGCTTTTGACATTAACTCATCACTCCCGTTCTCCGTTCTCTTTACACATTCAACATCATCATGAAAAATTCCTTCTTTACATGATACCCCTCATACGGTGACTTAAACGGAAATTCATACAATGAAGAAACGCAGATTTGTCTTCCAAAACCAAACATGTCTCATAGCGCGGATTTTATGGCATATACATAAGCGTAAAAGGAGGAGAATGGGATGTATGCTAGGGATACTATTCTACTTAATTAGTCTTGTTTTCTTATTGGTTTCTTTGCATTATATAAGACAGGCGCAGCAGGCCGCTTCCTATCCGCCTAAATGGATTCTCAAGCAACGGGCTATGATTATGGCCGGCGGGGCCGGGGTCACGCTGCTGATTGGGATCATGCTGTCTTTTCTGCATTGACATAAAGAAAGGGACTGGCCGCAATGGGTCAGTCCCTTTAAGTTTAAGCTGAAATTGGTTTTGATCGTCTGTGAATGGATGTAACAATCGGATAAATCAAACTGATTCCAATCGTATTAAGAGCTGTTGTAGGAAGAACAACTGCAATAAACAGAGCTGTAAATCCGCCAGGAAGCCCAACAATCAGCAGCGCGCTTCCAAGAAAAATTACTCCTGAAATGATTGTTCCGGCTGCAGTAAGGATGGATACTGTTACAAGTTTAGATGCCAGTTTGCCAGCCAGCGTCAGCAGCAGGAAGAATGCTAGTGCTGTAATCGGCTTGTCAATGATGTTCGGCAGCTGTCCGCCTGGGAATCCAGTCGTCAAGGCTGATAATATACCCGTTAGTACTCCCAATAGCAGTGTGTTTTTAAGCGTTGGAAAAAGGGCAATTCCCAAAAACATCATCGTCAGCATCATGTCCGGCTTCATTCCAAGGAATATAGGCGGGATAATACTGTGCAAAGCAAGACCAATGGCAACAAACAGCGACATTGTAACAAGTTCTCTCGTTTTCATAACTCAACTCTCCTCTTCTTGGCTCAAAAGTATGCTTTCCAATGGTGAACTATTTTCCCATTGCAAAAGCGGTTAAATAGATTATAACAGGGGCCGCACTTATTGAAAAGTAAAAGAACGGGCCGGATGATTTTTCCTGTAGCTGTTCATAAATTCGGCCAGTTTCTCACATGCTTCATATGGGACTGCATTATAGATGGAGGCGCGGCAGCCTCCGATACTGCGGTGACCGTTCAAACCGATAAATCCATGTTCGGAAGCTTTTGCAAGAAAATCCTTTTCAAGATCTTGATCGGGAAGGGTAAAGGTCACGTTCATATGACTCTCGCTTTCTTTTAGGGCATGCCCGCTGTAAAAGCCTTCACTGCTCTCAATTGAATCATAAAGAAGAGCCGATTTTTCCTTGTTCTTCCTTTCGAGACCTGCGGTGCCGCCTTGTTCCTCTGCCCATTCCAGTACAAGCCCGAGCATATAAATCGCAAAAGTCGGCGGTGTATTATAAAGAGAATCAGCGGAAGCGTGAGTGTTGTAATCCAGGAATTTAGACAGGCTGTTTGTGCTCTGGCTCAGCCACTGTTTATTCGCGATTATGACGGTCACTCCAGAAGGACCCAGATTTTTTTGAGCACCGGCGTAGATGAGTCCGAATTTTCCAATGTCGAGCGGTCGGGACATGATATCGCTGGACATATCCGCAACAAGAGGAACATCTGTGTCAGGGAACTCATGCCATTGCGTTCCATAAATAGTGTTGTTGGATGTAATGTGGAGGTAGGCAAGACCTTTCTCGTCACTCCACTCAGAACGGGAAGGGATGGAACGGTACAGACCTTCTTTTGAAGAAGCGATCACTTTTGTCCGGCCAATCCTCTCTGCTTCTTTCAATGCTTTTTCCGACCATGAACCAGTCAAAATGTAGCCGGCGGTCTCATTCTCTTTTAGAAAATTAATCGGAACCATTGAGAATTGAAGACTTGCTCCCCCTTGGAGGAACAGGATCTCATGTGAATCAGGAACTTCCATCAGTTTTTTAAATCGTGCTTTAGCCCCGCTATGGACTGCATCATAATGCTTGCCTCTGTGGCTCATTTCCATGATCGACATACCGGTGCCTTGGTAATTAACGAATTCCTTTTGTGCTTTTTCTAGTACTGGCAGCGGCAAGGCAGCAGGTCCTGCGCTGAAATTCAAAGCTCTCACCATGTTTATAGCCCCCTAAAGCGTTAATTGAATAAATTAGTTTCATGGTAACACAAATAACTGAGAGTTTTGAATATTAATTGTTTTTTAGCACCATGTTGAGTTGCATTCAGCACAATTTACGAAAACAGCCTAAAAAAATAAACAGCCCATTGAAGAGCTGTTTGATAAGTTAAATGTGAATTCCATCACGGATTTGGGAGGCAATTTCCTGAAGCTTTTCAGGAGTATAATCATTTGTATGAGTTTTCCATACTGCCCCAAAACCATCGCCTTTACCATAGCGCGGGAGGATGTGCATGTGATAGTGAAAGACGGACTGTCCAGCAGCTTCACCGTTATTGTTAAGCAAATTTAATCCTTCAGGCTGAAATTGTTCTTTAATGGAGCGTGTAATAGCAGGGATTGCTTCAAAGAAATGACGGGAAATTTCAGGTGTCATTTCATAAATGTTTTCTTTATGTACTTTAGGAACAACAAGAGTGTGACCTTTCGTCACCTGGCTGATATCCAGAAAAGCAAGAACATGTTCATTTTCAAAAACTTTCGCTCCGGGAATTTCTCCATTAATAATTTTGCAGAAAATACAGCTCATCGAATCATTCCTTCCATAGGACTTGTTTAGGGGTATTTTACCATAATGAATAGATAGAATGAAACTTCAGCGGAAGTTCAGCGTATAAAGTCAAAGCAGGGAATTGGGCAGCAAAAACTACCAAGGCTATCCTGGAAAAGAGTAAAACGGTAACGGCAGTACGAGTTTGAAAAATGACCTGTTAAAGCACTATATGAAAATTACGGGGTTAAGAAGAAAGGGGAACACCCGGCCTGAGGATTATTAAATACGTGCACAATAGGAAAAGCAGGGCCAAGCCGATCAGCTAGCCCTGCTTAAGAAGAAGGGAAGGACTCATTTATTACGGTAACATGTCTTCGACAAACACCTCATTTACAGAAGTGACTGGCTTAAATTCGTTTCAATCAGAAATCTTGCCTTTAACAAACACCTCATTTTTAAGCGATGTGCTCGCGGATAAAATCCATGACTTTCCCTCTGGTGAATAAGTTTAAGCTAATACGTCTTTGACAAACACCTCATTCGCAAAAGTAAATGAACTTCCTTCTTCCTTAACTAGAATGTGCAGTTATCATAATGGTTATGCTTGGATTATTTTAGCAATAATCTGGCCAGCAGCAAGACATGAGTCCTTCTGTTTTGATATGATGGGAACACAAAGTCTTATATATAGAAAGGAATAACGAGATGACACTTTTACATGTAGATGGCATAACGGGTGGATATACCCGGAATCCAGTTTTAAAGGATGTTTCGTTTACCTTGGAAAAAGGCCAAATCGTCGGACTGATTGGCTTAAACGGAGCTGGAAAGAGTACAGCGATCAAGCACATAATCGGATTGATGGAGCCCAGGAAAGGCAAAATTTCCATTAATGGGCAAACGTTTGATGTAAATCATGAAGCTTACAGGCAGCAATTTACATTTATCCCTGAAACGCCGATTCTTTATGAAGAAATGACGCTGCATGAGCACCTTGAACTCACGGCCATGGCATACGGTCTTTCTAAAACGGAATTTGAAGCAAGACTCACGCCGCTAATCAAAGAATTCAGGATGGAAAAAAGGCTGAAATGGTTTCCGGCTCACTTTTCAAAAGGAATGAAGCAGAAGGTAATGATCATGTGTGCCTTCCTGGTAGAGCCTGAGCTCTATATAATCGACGAGCCGTTTGTTGGTCTGGATCCGCTCGCAATCAATTCATTGCTTGAGCAGATGAACACGGCTAAAAAAAGGGGAGCGGGCATCCTCATGTCCACACATATTCTGGCAACAGCAGAACGATACTGTGATGCCTTTATTATTTTACATAACGGAAAAGTCCGTGCAAAAGGGACGCTTAGTGATTTGCAGAGAGAGTTTGGAATGACGGGAGCCAATCTTGATGATTTATACATTCAGCTGACAAAGGAAGAAGAATATGAAGAACGTTCTTGACCTTTGGGGAGCCCGTCTTAAGGAGCATATTAAAGAAATCCGCTCTTATCTAAAATACATGCTGAACGATCATCTGCTAATTGTTATGATTTTCCTTCTGGCTGGCGGGGCTCTTGGCTATCAATCATGGCTGAAGCAGCTTCCTGACGATTTTCCGGCTGAGATCATCATATCAATTGTATTCGGGGCATTGCTGGTTCTCTCCAGCGTGAGGACGCTCTTCAAGGAAGCGGATCTTGTTTTCCTGCTCCCGCTTGAAAAGGAGATGGGAAAATATATAAAGAAGGCGAAGCAGTTCAGTTATTTTCAGTCACTTCTTCCGCTGATTGTTTTATATCTCCTGCTTGGTCCGCTTTATCTGTCTGTATCAAATGATGGGACGGTTTATATGTACACAGGGGTTCTGCTCCTCGTCCTGAATTATGTGAATATGGAATGTGATTGGTATGTTTCCTTTTCCCAAGAGAATTCCTCCGGCCTTTGGGATCGTGCCGTACGGTTTGCGTTGAATACTGTGCTGCTGTTTTTCGCGCTCTCTCACATGCTTTTATATGCATTGATTATAGCCGTGCTGATTGGTCTGTTTGTGCTCTATTTCAAACGGATTTCAAAAGGGAAAGGTCTTAAATGGGATCGCCTCATCCGTTCTGAAAACCGGAAAAAGCAATCATTCTACAGGCTTGCCAATCTTTTCACAGATGTTCCAAAACTGAAAAAAGAAGCCCATAGAAGAGCGTATCTGGATTGGATATTACAAAATATTCGCTATGGAAAAGAACATGTATATATGTACATGTTTGCCAGAGCTTTTATTAGAGGCACCGACTATCTGGGAATCTTTTTCAGGCTAACGGTTATAGCCGGTCTTATTTTGGGCTTTGTGGAAATGAGCGAAACCGGGGCTGTCCTTCTAACAGCTGGAACGATTTTTTTAACAGGTGTTCAGCTGATTGTGCTCGTCCGGCATTTTGATATGCTATCTCTGCCGGATCTATATCCGGTTGCAGAGGATAGCAAAAATAAAAGCTTCCTTGCTTTGCTGCGAAATATCCTGTTTGTACAGGGCTTTATTCTGGGAGTCATTCTTTTATTGAAAATGGAATGGATCCAGGGAGCGGCTGCGATTGGAGGAGCCATCGTTTTCGTCTTTATTTTCGTAAACGCTTATGCGAAGAAACGAATAGATAAGATGAACAGGGGGTAATTCATGAGCTATGAAAAAGAAGTGCTGGAGGAAGTTTTACTCTGGAAAAAGAGATTTTCGAAGCGTCCGGCAAAATGGCAAAGAAAATCAAAGGACATTCAAGCATTCATGACTGACCGAATACCCGGAAAAGTCCATGATGCTCTAACGGAAAGTATCCGGCTCATGACGGAGATGACGATTAAAGGATCCCAGTGGACCAATATGGCAGTGACGGACCTGGAAACTCTTAAGGAAAAAGATGTAGCCGTCCGATCGCTTCTATCCACTTATAAAAAAGCAGCGGCACTTGAAGGAGCAGCAACAGGTGCAGGAGGATTCGCAGCGGGTATGGCCGATTTTCCTCTGCTGCTGGGCATAAAAATGAAATTTTTATTCGAAACAGCGGGCATCTATGGTTTTTCCCCAAAAAGCTTACAGGAGAGAGTTTATATCTTAATGATTTTTCAGCTCGCCTTTTCAAGTGAACCTGTAAAGGGGAAAACGCTCAGCATTTTGGAACAATGGGAAACGCAGCCTCTGCCTATCGGGGATATGAACTGGCGGGAATTTCAGCAAGAATACCGGGATCATATTGATTTGGTTAAAATGCTTCAGCTCGTTCCGGGAATCGGAGCGGCTGTTGGAGGTACAGTAAATTACAGACTGCTAGACAAGCTCGGAGAAACCGCGATGAAGGTTTACCAGATGAGAATCCTGACCAATGGAGATTTTGATTAATCGAATAAAATTAAAGCGCCTGCCACATTCCGGCAGGCGCTTTCGTTTAATTTACTGCTGCGTTTTCAGTAGTAGTCTGATCGGCTCCGGCATGCTCATAATTCACAAACAGAGAGGCAAAGGTCTTCGCTGCAATCAGCATGGCCTTTTCATCAAAATCAAATTTGGGGTGATGGTGAGGCTGGGCTGCTTCTGGATCCGCGGGCATTGCTCCTGTGAAGAAGAAGCTGCCTTTCCGCTCCTGAAGATAGTAAGCAAAATCCTCTCCTCCCATTTGAAGCGGACTTTCCTCGACAGTGGCTACACCCGGAATGCTGCCTGCGATTTCTTTTAAAAAAAGAGTTTCTTTTTCATGATTCACGACAGCCGGATATCCCCGGTCATAGAGGCAGGTATACTCCGCATCATAAAGCAGGCACGCCGCCTTTACTGCACGTTCAACCTCCAGCTCTGCCTGGTCTCTTACTTCTCCCTTAAAGGTTCTGGCTGTACCAATTAA
Protein-coding regions in this window:
- a CDS encoding HIT family protein; this translates as MSCIFCKIINGEIPGAKVFENEHVLAFLDISQVTKGHTLVVPKVHKENIYEMTPEISRHFFEAIPAITRSIKEQFQPEGLNLLNNNGEAAGQSVFHYHMHILPRYGKGDGFGAVWKTHTNDYTPEKLQEIASQIRDGIHI
- a CDS encoding ABC transporter ATP-binding protein; translation: MTLLHVDGITGGYTRNPVLKDVSFTLEKGQIVGLIGLNGAGKSTAIKHIIGLMEPRKGKISINGQTFDVNHEAYRQQFTFIPETPILYEEMTLHEHLELTAMAYGLSKTEFEARLTPLIKEFRMEKRLKWFPAHFSKGMKQKVMIMCAFLVEPELYIIDEPFVGLDPLAINSLLEQMNTAKKRGAGILMSTHILATAERYCDAFIILHNGKVRAKGTLSDLQREFGMTGANLDDLYIQLTKEEEYEERS
- a CDS encoding ABC transporter permease produces the protein MKNVLDLWGARLKEHIKEIRSYLKYMLNDHLLIVMIFLLAGGALGYQSWLKQLPDDFPAEIIISIVFGALLVLSSVRTLFKEADLVFLLPLEKEMGKYIKKAKQFSYFQSLLPLIVLYLLLGPLYLSVSNDGTVYMYTGVLLLVLNYVNMECDWYVSFSQENSSGLWDRAVRFALNTVLLFFALSHMLLYALIIAVLIGLFVLYFKRISKGKGLKWDRLIRSENRKKQSFYRLANLFTDVPKLKKEAHRRAYLDWILQNIRYGKEHVYMYMFARAFIRGTDYLGIFFRLTVIAGLILGFVEMSETGAVLLTAGTIFLTGVQLIVLVRHFDMLSLPDLYPVAEDSKNKSFLALLRNILFVQGFILGVILLLKMEWIQGAAAIGGAIVFVFIFVNAYAKKRIDKMNRG
- a CDS encoding EcsC family protein, producing MSYEKEVLEEVLLWKKRFSKRPAKWQRKSKDIQAFMTDRIPGKVHDALTESIRLMTEMTIKGSQWTNMAVTDLETLKEKDVAVRSLLSTYKKAAALEGAATGAGGFAAGMADFPLLLGIKMKFLFETAGIYGFSPKSLQERVYILMIFQLAFSSEPVKGKTLSILEQWETQPLPIGDMNWREFQQEYRDHIDLVKMLQLVPGIGAAVGGTVNYRLLDKLGETAMKVYQMRILTNGDFD